A region of Photobacterium sanguinicancri DNA encodes the following proteins:
- a CDS encoding S-(hydroxymethyl)glutathione dehydrogenase/class III alcohol dehydrogenase: MSDQFIKSKAAIAWGPNQPLSVEEIDVMLPRAGEVLVRIIATGVCHTDAFTLSGDDPEGIFPAVLGHEGGGIVEQIGEGVTSVQVGDHVIPLYTAECGECKFCKSGKTNLCGAVRETQGKGLMPDGTTRFYKDGQPIYHYMGCSTFSEYTVLPEISLAKVSKEAPLEEVCLLGCGVTTGMGAVLKTAKVQKGDTVAIFGLGGIGLSAIIGATMSGASRIIGVDINESKYELAKKLGATDCINPNDYDKPIQEVIVEMTDGGVDFSFECIGNVNVMRSALECCHKGWGESVVIGVAGAGQEISTRPFQLVTGRVWRGSAFGGVKGRSELPEIVDRYMAGEFALNDFITHTMGLEDINHAFDLMHEGKSIRSVIHYDK, translated from the coding sequence ATGTCTGACCAATTTATCAAATCAAAAGCAGCTATTGCTTGGGGCCCTAACCAACCATTATCTGTTGAAGAAATTGACGTAATGTTGCCTCGTGCTGGTGAAGTATTAGTGCGCATCATCGCAACTGGTGTTTGCCACACCGATGCATTCACTCTTTCAGGCGACGATCCTGAAGGTATTTTCCCAGCGGTGCTTGGCCATGAAGGTGGCGGTATTGTTGAACAAATTGGTGAAGGCGTAACGAGTGTTCAAGTAGGCGATCACGTTATTCCACTTTACACCGCAGAGTGCGGCGAATGTAAATTCTGTAAATCAGGTAAAACCAACCTTTGTGGCGCGGTGCGTGAAACACAAGGTAAAGGTCTAATGCCTGACGGTACAACCCGTTTCTATAAAGATGGTCAGCCAATTTACCATTACATGGGCTGTTCAACTTTCTCTGAATACACAGTACTGCCTGAGATCTCACTGGCTAAAGTGAGTAAAGAAGCACCATTAGAAGAAGTATGCCTATTAGGCTGTGGTGTAACAACGGGTATGGGCGCAGTACTTAAAACTGCCAAAGTACAAAAAGGCGATACGGTTGCGATCTTTGGTCTTGGCGGTATCGGTCTTTCTGCAATCATTGGTGCAACTATGTCTGGTGCAAGCCGCATCATTGGTGTTGATATCAACGAAAGCAAATACGAGCTAGCGAAAAAATTAGGCGCAACAGACTGTATCAACCCGAACGACTATGACAAGCCAATCCAAGAAGTGATCGTTGAGATGACAGACGGTGGCGTAGACTTCTCATTTGAGTGTATCGGTAACGTCAACGTGATGCGTTCAGCACTTGAGTGTTGTCATAAAGGCTGGGGCGAATCGGTAGTTATCGGTGTTGCTGGTGCTGGTCAAGAGATCTCAACGCGTCCATTCCAACTTGTGACGGGTCGTGTATGGCGTGGTTCTGCATTTGGTGGTGTTAAAGGCCGCTCTGAACTACCAGAAATTGTTGACCGTTACATGGCAGGTGAGTTCGCACTGAATGATTTCATTACTCACACTATGGGTCTTGAAGACATTAACCATGCGTTTGACCTAATGCACGAAGGCAAGAGTATCCGTAGCGTTATCCACTACGATAAATAA
- the fghA gene encoding S-formylglutathione hydrolase: protein MTLENISANKSFGGWHKQYTHRSTALNCDMRFAIFLPPQIAQGQQVPVLYWLSGLTCTDENFMQKAGAQRLAAELGMAIVAPDTSPRGDDVPDDAEGSYDFGLGAGFYLNATKAPWHRHYRMYEYVVSELPALIEANFPVTTQRAISGHSMGGHGALTIGLKNPERYSSISAFSPITNPMNCPWGQKAFTGYLGTNQEDWAQYDTTELMKASQAQLPALVDQGTQDNFLAEQLKPQALLDAAEQVGYPLELRLQEGFDHSYYFISSFIDDHLRFHAKHLGL from the coding sequence ATGACATTAGAAAACATCAGTGCCAATAAAAGCTTTGGCGGCTGGCACAAACAATACACTCACCGCTCAACCGCATTAAATTGCGACATGCGTTTTGCTATTTTCTTGCCACCACAAATAGCACAAGGCCAGCAAGTACCCGTGCTTTACTGGCTATCAGGCTTAACCTGTACCGATGAAAACTTCATGCAAAAAGCAGGCGCACAGCGTCTAGCCGCTGAATTAGGTATGGCCATTGTGGCACCAGATACTAGCCCTCGCGGTGACGATGTACCTGATGATGCAGAAGGCAGCTACGATTTTGGCTTAGGCGCAGGGTTTTATCTGAACGCAACAAAAGCACCTTGGCACCGTCATTACCGTATGTATGAATATGTGGTATCTGAACTGCCAGCGCTTATTGAAGCGAATTTCCCAGTGACAACCCAGCGTGCAATCAGTGGTCACTCTATGGGTGGACACGGCGCACTGACCATTGGATTAAAGAACCCTGAGCGTTACAGTTCAATCTCTGCGTTTAGCCCGATCACTAACCCAATGAATTGTCCTTGGGGGCAAAAAGCATTTACTGGTTACTTGGGCACCAACCAAGAAGATTGGGCGCAGTACGATACCACTGAGCTCATGAAAGCCAGCCAAGCACAGCTGCCAGCCTTGGTTGATCAAGGCACACAAGACAATTTCTTAGCAGAGCAATTAAAACCACAAGCCTTGCTAGATGCAGCAGAACAAGTGGGTTACCCACTAGAACTACGCTTACAAGAAGGCTTTGATCACAGCTATTACTTTATCTCGAGTTTTATTGATGATCACCTACGTTTCCACGCGAAACACCTAGGTTTATAA
- a CDS encoding AbgT family transporter, producing the protein MRNYKPELTFGDVIAMMVPYSLAFLSVWTTVLVCFFAFEIPLGF; encoded by the coding sequence ATGCGTAACTACAAGCCAGAGCTAACCTTTGGTGATGTGATTGCGATGATGGTGCCATACTCGCTGGCTTTCCTATCGGTATGGACAACCGTGCTAGTATGTTTCTTCGCGTTTGAGATCCCATTGGGTTTCTAA
- a CDS encoding AbgT family transporter, with translation MSNQAAKTAPEASSGGMNKFLNFIERAGNKIPDPALLFFWGLLIVWALSALLSQVDFGFIHPVTGQAVEVKNLLTGESFASFLANMVKNFTGFAPLGIVLVAMLGVGVAEASGFINTGLKKMLNFTPAKLLTPMLILVAIVSHTAADAGYVLVIPLGGIIFHAAGRHPLAGIAAAFAGVSGGFSANFIPSGIDPLLAGFTQSAAQILDPDYIVNPLSNLLFTGLSSILVVAIGWYVTEKIIEPRLANTPIDTDAEEAPDMGSFSEIESKAFSRAGWAMIAGIVVLVASVFPETSPLRSPDGEITAFSAPLMQSIVPLIFILFVIPGVVYGKVAGTFKASDDVIKAMSATMSSMGSFMVMAFFIAQFLVAFTQSNLGTLLALSGAELLHAMNLPGQVTIVGMILLTAFVNLLVGSASAKWALIGPILVPMLMAVGISPELTQAAYRVGDSVSNIISPMMVFFPLVVVYMQRYVKTSGIGSLASMMMPYSIAMLIGWTIFLLAYWALGIPLGIQAPYTYSM, from the coding sequence ATGAGTAATCAAGCAGCAAAAACAGCACCGGAAGCGTCATCTGGTGGTATGAATAAGTTTTTAAACTTTATCGAACGAGCAGGAAACAAAATTCCAGATCCTGCATTGTTATTCTTCTGGGGACTATTAATCGTATGGGCATTATCAGCATTGCTATCGCAAGTTGATTTTGGCTTTATTCACCCAGTTACTGGTCAAGCGGTTGAAGTGAAGAACTTACTAACGGGTGAGTCTTTCGCAAGCTTCTTAGCAAATATGGTGAAAAACTTCACTGGTTTTGCTCCTCTGGGTATCGTACTGGTTGCGATGTTAGGTGTGGGTGTTGCTGAAGCATCTGGCTTCATTAACACGGGCCTGAAGAAGATGTTGAACTTCACGCCAGCAAAACTACTAACACCTATGCTGATTCTAGTTGCGATTGTCTCGCACACGGCAGCGGATGCAGGCTATGTTCTGGTAATTCCTCTTGGTGGTATCATCTTCCACGCAGCGGGTCGTCACCCACTAGCGGGTATTGCAGCAGCCTTTGCTGGTGTATCGGGTGGTTTCTCTGCTAACTTCATCCCTTCAGGTATCGATCCACTTCTAGCTGGCTTTACACAATCAGCTGCTCAAATTTTAGATCCTGATTACATTGTGAACCCACTTTCAAATCTACTATTCACGGGTTTATCGTCGATTCTTGTTGTTGCTATCGGTTGGTATGTAACAGAGAAAATCATCGAACCACGCCTTGCGAATACACCGATTGATACTGATGCAGAAGAAGCTCCAGATATGGGTTCTTTCTCTGAAATCGAAAGTAAAGCATTCTCGCGTGCGGGCTGGGCTATGATTGCGGGTATCGTTGTACTTGTTGCTTCTGTATTCCCTGAGACATCACCCCTCCGTTCTCCAGATGGTGAAATCACAGCGTTCTCGGCTCCACTGATGCAGTCGATTGTACCGCTGATCTTTATCCTCTTTGTTATTCCGGGTGTGGTTTACGGTAAAGTTGCTGGCACATTTAAAGCTAGCGACGATGTGATTAAAGCAATGTCAGCAACCATGAGCAGCATGGGCAGCTTCATGGTAATGGCATTCTTTATTGCTCAATTCCTAGTGGCGTTTACTCAATCTAACCTAGGTACACTACTGGCGCTTTCGGGTGCTGAACTGCTGCACGCAATGAACTTACCCGGTCAGGTAACGATTGTTGGTATGATTCTACTTACTGCGTTTGTGAACTTACTTGTGGGTTCTGCATCAGCGAAGTGGGCACTGATTGGTCCTATTCTTGTACCAATGCTGATGGCTGTGGGTATTTCTCCTGAGCTAACGCAAGCGGCATACCGTGTTGGTGATTCTGTTTCTAACATTATCTCACCTATGATGGTGTTCTTCCCTCTGGTTGTTGTTTACATGCAACGCTACGTGAAAACATCGGGTATTGGTTCGCTGGCTTCGATGATGATGCCGTACTCTATTGCAATGCTGATTGGTTGGACTATCTTCCTATTGGCATACTGGGCACTGGGTATACCTCTTGGTATCCAAGCTCCGTACACTTACTCAATGTAA
- the guaA gene encoding glutamine-hydrolyzing GMP synthase — translation MTTSTNIHDQRILILDFGSQYTQLIARRIREIGVYCELWSWDVDEADIRDFNPNGIILSGGPESVTEAGSPRAPQYVFEAGVPVFGVCYGMQTMSEQLGGKVAGSNEREFGYAQVKVVEPTGLFKNIEDAIAEDGAPLLDVWMSHGDKVVEIPSDFVKVAETETCPFAAMANEEKRFYGVQFHPEVTHTRQGMRMIENFVLEVCGCEKLWTSANIIEDAVANIKAQVGDDEVILGLSGGVDSSVVAMLIHRAIGDKLTCVFVDNGLLRLNEGEQVMDMFGDHFGLNIVHVKAEDRFLSALAGENEPEAKRKIIGHVFIDVFDEESKKLENAKWLAQGTIYPDVIESAASKNGKAHVIKSHHNVGGLPDDMEMGLVEPLRELFKDEVRKIGLELGLPYNMLYRHPFPGPGLGVRVLGEVKKEYCDLLRRADAIFIEELHKADLYNKVSQAFTVFLPVRSVGVMGDGRKYDWVVSLRAVETIDFMTAHWAHLPYDFLGKVSNRIINEVDGISRVVYDISGKPPATIEWE, via the coding sequence ATGACTACATCTACAAATATTCATGACCAGCGCATCCTTATTTTGGATTTTGGTTCTCAATATACTCAGTTAATTGCTCGTCGTATCCGTGAAATCGGTGTTTACTGTGAGCTATGGAGCTGGGATGTCGATGAAGCCGACATTCGTGACTTTAACCCGAACGGTATTATCCTTTCTGGTGGCCCGGAAAGTGTTACTGAAGCTGGTTCTCCACGTGCACCACAATATGTTTTTGAAGCTGGCGTACCTGTGTTTGGTGTGTGTTACGGCATGCAGACCATGTCTGAGCAGCTTGGCGGTAAAGTTGCAGGCTCAAATGAACGTGAATTTGGCTATGCGCAAGTTAAAGTTGTTGAGCCAACAGGCCTATTCAAAAATATTGAAGATGCTATCGCAGAAGACGGCGCACCATTACTTGACGTATGGATGAGCCATGGCGATAAAGTTGTTGAAATCCCATCTGATTTCGTAAAAGTTGCAGAGACAGAAACCTGTCCGTTTGCGGCAATGGCGAATGAAGAAAAACGTTTTTACGGTGTACAGTTCCACCCTGAAGTAACACACACGCGTCAAGGTATGCGTATGATTGAGAACTTTGTTCTTGAAGTGTGTGGCTGTGAGAAACTGTGGACTTCTGCAAACATCATCGAAGATGCTGTTGCAAACATTAAGGCACAAGTGGGTGACGATGAAGTTATCCTTGGCCTATCTGGTGGTGTTGATTCATCGGTTGTTGCTATGCTTATTCACCGCGCGATTGGTGACAAGCTAACATGTGTATTTGTTGATAATGGCTTACTTCGTTTAAATGAAGGTGAGCAGGTTATGGACATGTTCGGTGACCACTTCGGTCTGAACATTGTGCATGTTAAAGCGGAAGACCGTTTCCTTTCTGCACTAGCAGGTGAGAACGAACCTGAAGCTAAGCGTAAGATCATCGGTCACGTATTTATCGATGTATTCGATGAAGAATCGAAAAAGTTAGAAAATGCAAAATGGTTAGCACAAGGTACGATTTACCCTGATGTTATCGAATCTGCAGCATCTAAGAACGGTAAAGCACACGTTATCAAATCTCACCACAACGTGGGCGGCCTTCCTGATGACATGGAAATGGGCCTTGTTGAGCCACTACGTGAATTGTTTAAAGATGAAGTACGTAAGATTGGTCTAGAGCTTGGCTTGCCTTACAACATGCTTTACCGCCACCCATTCCCTGGACCGGGTTTAGGTGTACGTGTATTGGGTGAAGTGAAGAAAGAATACTGTGATTTACTACGTCGTGCTGATGCAATCTTTATTGAAGAACTGCATAAAGCCGATTTGTACAATAAAGTATCACAAGCGTTCACTGTATTCTTACCTGTTCGCTCTGTGGGCGTAATGGGTGATGGTCGTAAATACGATTGGGTTGTATCACTGCGTGCAGTTGAAACCATCGACTTTATGACTGCGCATTGGGCACACCTACCATACGACTTCCTTGGTAAGGTTTCTAACCGTATCATTAATGAAGTTGATGGCATCTCACGTGTTGTTTACGATATTTCTGGTAAACCGCCAGCAACGATCGAGTGGGAATAA
- the guaB gene encoding IMP dehydrogenase: MLRIKQEALTFDDVLLVPAHSTVLPNTADLRTQLTKKISLNVPMVSAAMDTVTEGRFAIALAQEGGIGFIHKNMSIEQQANQVRMVKKFEAGVVSEPVTVKPSATIADVKKLTIENGFAGYPVVSDNNELVGIITGRDVRFVTDLSIKVEDVMTPKTKLAAAKEGASREEVEAIMQEHRVEKVLLVNDDFQLKGMITAKDFQKAERKPNACKDERGRLRVGAAVGAGAGNEERVKALVEAGVDVLLIDSSHGHSEGVLQRIRETREAFPELQIVGGNVATAEGARALIDAGVDAVKVGIGPGSICTTRIVTGVGVPQLTAISNAADAAAEYGIPVIADGGIRFSGDMCKAIVAGASCVMVGSMFAGTEEAPGEVELYQGRAYKSYRGMGSLGAMSQGSSDRYFQTDNAADKLVPEGIEGRVAYKGHIKEIIHQQMGGLRSSMGLTGSATIEDLRTKAEFVRISGAGIKESHVHDVTITKEAPNYRLG; this comes from the coding sequence ATGTTACGTATCAAACAAGAAGCTTTAACTTTTGATGATGTTCTGCTGGTTCCAGCACACTCTACGGTTCTCCCTAACACTGCCGATCTGCGCACCCAACTAACGAAAAAGATTTCGCTCAACGTTCCAATGGTTTCTGCTGCAATGGACACAGTAACCGAAGGTCGCTTCGCTATCGCGTTAGCTCAAGAAGGTGGCATTGGCTTCATTCACAAAAACATGTCTATCGAACAACAAGCTAACCAAGTACGCATGGTTAAGAAGTTTGAAGCAGGTGTTGTGTCTGAACCTGTGACAGTAAAGCCATCAGCAACCATCGCTGATGTTAAAAAACTGACTATTGAAAATGGTTTTGCTGGTTACCCAGTTGTGAGTGATAACAACGAACTTGTTGGTATCATCACTGGTCGTGACGTTCGTTTTGTTACCGACCTTTCAATTAAAGTTGAAGACGTGATGACGCCAAAAACAAAACTGGCGGCAGCAAAAGAAGGTGCTTCTCGTGAAGAAGTTGAAGCCATCATGCAAGAACACCGTGTAGAGAAAGTGCTACTGGTTAATGATGATTTCCAACTGAAAGGCATGATCACTGCAAAAGATTTCCAAAAAGCAGAACGTAAACCTAACGCATGTAAAGATGAGCGCGGCCGTCTACGTGTAGGTGCTGCGGTTGGCGCAGGCGCAGGCAACGAAGAGCGTGTTAAAGCGCTGGTTGAAGCGGGCGTTGACGTTCTACTTATCGATTCATCTCACGGTCACTCTGAAGGCGTTCTACAACGTATTCGTGAAACCCGTGAAGCATTCCCTGAACTACAAATCGTTGGCGGAAACGTAGCCACAGCCGAAGGTGCTCGTGCACTTATCGATGCGGGTGTTGATGCGGTTAAAGTCGGTATCGGCCCTGGTTCTATCTGTACAACACGCATTGTAACAGGTGTGGGTGTTCCACAGCTTACTGCTATCTCTAATGCAGCCGATGCGGCCGCTGAGTACGGCATTCCTGTTATTGCCGATGGCGGTATCCGCTTCTCTGGCGACATGTGTAAAGCGATTGTTGCTGGCGCATCATGTGTGATGGTTGGCTCTATGTTCGCTGGTACTGAAGAAGCGCCGGGTGAAGTTGAACTTTACCAAGGCCGTGCCTACAAGTCTTACCGTGGTATGGGTTCTTTAGGCGCGATGTCTCAAGGCTCTTCTGACCGTTACTTCCAAACAGACAATGCAGCAGACAAATTAGTACCAGAAGGCATTGAAGGCCGCGTTGCTTACAAAGGTCACATCAAAGAAATTATTCACCAGCAAATGGGTGGCTTGCGTTCAAGCATGGGCTTAACCGGTTCAGCAACGATTGAAGATTTACGAACTAAAGCTGAGTTTGTTCGTATCTCTGGTGCGGGTATTAAAGAGTCACACGTTCATGATGTGACCATTACAAAAGAAGCACCAAACTACCGTTTAGGTTAA
- the xseA gene encoding exodeoxyribonuclease VII large subunit translates to MTLFAQTQSNDRIFTVSSLNAEVRLLLENEMGIVWLVGELSNLSMPVSGHWYFTLKDSRAQVKCAMFRGNNRRVTFKPANGTQVLVKARLSLYEPRGDYQLIIESMQPEGDGRLQQQFEQLKMNLAAEGLFAQSLKKPLPEQPKRVGIITSKTGAALHDILNVLQRRDPSLPVVIYPTMVQGEGSAISIAQAIGRANSRQECDVLIVGRGGGSLEDLWAFNEEIVARTIAASQIPIISAVGHEVDVTIADFVADMRAPTPSAAAELVSRDNSHQTQKISQKTQQLTHSVRQYLSDRRRHLTQLQHRLERQHPQLRLNQQSQRLDDVSSRLERAMKNYIVQHRQHLNRNEHKLALHSPVQTLKQQANRLERVESRLHDAMDRRLLTARHQLAMAAEKLETVSPLATLGRGYSITRDSKGKVIRTTDQVNHGDTMITKVANGEIQSVVSKDHQ, encoded by the coding sequence GTGACTCTATTCGCTCAAACTCAATCCAACGATCGTATCTTTACTGTTTCAAGCCTCAACGCAGAAGTTCGCTTATTGCTCGAAAATGAAATGGGCATTGTCTGGCTTGTGGGTGAATTATCTAACTTGTCGATGCCTGTCTCAGGCCATTGGTATTTCACACTCAAAGATTCACGCGCCCAAGTTAAGTGCGCCATGTTTCGTGGCAACAACCGCCGGGTAACCTTTAAGCCTGCGAATGGTACGCAAGTACTAGTGAAAGCCCGCTTATCACTGTATGAACCTCGTGGTGATTACCAACTGATCATCGAGAGCATGCAGCCAGAAGGCGATGGTCGCTTACAGCAACAATTTGAACAACTTAAAATGAATTTAGCGGCTGAGGGCTTGTTTGCTCAGTCACTAAAAAAACCACTGCCTGAACAGCCTAAACGCGTCGGTATTATCACCTCTAAAACGGGTGCGGCATTGCATGATATCTTGAACGTTTTACAACGACGTGATCCTAGCCTGCCAGTGGTTATTTACCCAACCATGGTTCAGGGTGAAGGGTCAGCGATTTCGATTGCTCAGGCCATTGGGCGAGCCAATTCACGCCAAGAGTGTGATGTGTTGATTGTCGGTCGTGGCGGTGGTTCACTTGAAGATTTATGGGCGTTTAACGAAGAAATCGTTGCCCGTACGATTGCGGCTAGTCAGATCCCGATCATCAGTGCCGTTGGCCACGAAGTGGATGTGACTATTGCTGATTTTGTCGCTGACATGCGCGCTCCTACTCCTTCAGCAGCGGCAGAATTAGTTAGCCGTGATAACAGCCATCAGACCCAAAAAATCAGTCAAAAAACACAACAACTGACCCACAGCGTTCGTCAGTATTTGTCTGATCGTCGTCGTCATTTAACCCAGTTGCAACACAGATTAGAGCGTCAACACCCGCAATTGAGGTTAAACCAACAAAGTCAGCGACTTGATGATGTCAGCAGCCGTTTAGAGCGCGCGATGAAAAACTATATTGTTCAACATCGCCAGCACCTTAATCGTAATGAACACAAGCTAGCCCTACATTCACCCGTGCAAACACTAAAGCAACAAGCTAACCGCTTGGAACGTGTTGAAAGCCGTTTACATGATGCAATGGATAGACGCTTACTCACTGCACGCCACCAGCTAGCAATGGCAGCAGAAAAACTGGAAACGGTTAGTCCACTCGCGACTCTAGGGCGTGGCTATTCGATTACTCGAGACAGTAAAGGCAAAGTAATTCGCACCACAGATCAAGTTAACCATGGCGATACTATGATCACTAAAGTGGCTAACGGTGAAATCCAATCGGTCGTTTCAAAAGACCACCAATAA
- the ltaE gene encoding low-specificity L-threonine aldolase translates to MIDFRSDTVTQPSPYMREAMAQAPVGDDVYGDDPTVNELEAWTAKRHGFEAALFTSSGTQANLLGILAHCQRGDEYLCGQLAHNYKYEAGGAAILGSVQPQPIENNPDGTLCFEKLASAIKPDDIHFAQTKLLSLENTIGGKVLPLDYLAKARKFVDQHNLRLHLDGARVYNAAVALNVDVTEISQYFDSMTICLSKGLGAPVGSLLLGSTDYIERARRLRKMVGGGMRQAGILAAAGKIALTENVERLADDHANADYLAQQLDLLDGFNTADFPPQTNIVYVNVDKKIDIAAIAASLKPQGILFSPGYSPMRLVTHLDVSREDIDTFINALKQQR, encoded by the coding sequence ATGATAGATTTTCGATCTGACACAGTGACACAGCCTAGCCCCTATATGCGTGAAGCCATGGCGCAAGCTCCTGTAGGTGATGATGTTTATGGTGACGATCCAACCGTGAATGAACTTGAAGCTTGGACAGCGAAACGTCATGGTTTTGAAGCCGCACTTTTCACCTCCTCTGGAACTCAAGCCAACCTATTAGGTATCCTTGCCCACTGCCAACGAGGCGATGAATACTTATGTGGGCAGCTGGCTCATAATTATAAATATGAAGCGGGTGGCGCGGCTATTTTAGGCTCGGTACAACCACAACCGATTGAGAACAACCCAGATGGTACACTGTGTTTTGAAAAACTGGCCTCAGCCATCAAGCCTGACGACATTCACTTCGCCCAAACCAAATTGTTGAGCTTAGAAAACACCATAGGTGGTAAAGTTTTACCTCTGGATTATCTAGCTAAAGCCCGTAAGTTCGTAGACCAACATAACTTACGGCTACACCTTGATGGCGCACGCGTATACAACGCAGCTGTCGCACTCAACGTTGATGTTACCGAAATCAGTCAATACTTTGATTCAATGACCATTTGCTTATCCAAGGGACTAGGTGCACCTGTTGGTTCGCTACTATTAGGCTCAACAGATTATATTGAGCGAGCGAGAAGGCTCAGAAAGATGGTCGGCGGTGGCATGCGCCAAGCGGGTATTTTAGCGGCTGCAGGCAAAATAGCCCTGACAGAAAATGTTGAAAGGCTGGCAGATGATCATGCCAATGCTGATTATTTAGCACAGCAGCTTGATCTATTAGACGGCTTTAATACCGCTGATTTCCCACCACAAACCAATATTGTCTACGTCAACGTCGATAAAAAAATTGATATCGCCGCTATCGCAGCAAGCTTAAAACCACAAGGGATCTTATTTTCACCGGGTTACAGTCCAATGCGCTTAGTCACCCACTTGGACGTTTCGCGTGAAGATATCGATACCTTCATCAACGCATTGAAACAACAACGCTAG
- a CDS encoding ABC transporter ATP-binding protein: MAVQHPLLEVSDLSVSFKMEDECFDAVKNISFTLEKGQTLALVGESGSGKSVSSSSIMGLLPNNARIGAQSSIRFQGQDLLGMDEKAFRSIRGDRIAMIFQEPMTSLNPYMPVGEQVAEAIIHHRGVSRRVAMEETLALFDKVHLPDPRKRLNHYPHEFSGGQLQRIMIAMALANTPDILVADEPTTALDVTVQAEVLNLLKEIQAEMGMAILFITHDLGVVRHFADDVVVMCKGEVVETGTVEGVFTTPKHSYTKMLLDAEPKPGIHETDNSSPNILEVRDLRVNYVLKNNWLGKPTELLQAVKGIDVTLKQGQTVGIVGESGSGKSTMGRAIMQLLDSQGEIIFQGKRFDEMTKQQRFELKRNMQMVFQDPFGSLSPRMTVGEIITEPLTVFTDLTHQQRLVKAKKALEEVRLDPASINRYPHEFSGGQRQRIAIARALILEPQFILLDEPTSALDRSVQLTVLELLKDIQQRRNIAYLFISHDLSVVRAISDEVIVMQKGAVVERGTPEQIFDNPQESYTKSLISACMMIDETAVA; this comes from the coding sequence ATGGCTGTGCAACATCCATTGTTAGAAGTAAGTGATCTCTCTGTCTCGTTTAAGATGGAAGATGAATGTTTTGATGCTGTTAAGAACATCTCGTTCACTCTAGAGAAGGGCCAAACATTGGCACTCGTGGGGGAATCGGGATCGGGTAAATCAGTATCATCAAGCAGCATTATGGGATTACTGCCTAACAATGCTCGAATTGGTGCGCAAAGTTCAATTCGATTCCAAGGGCAAGACTTACTTGGTATGGATGAAAAGGCATTTCGTAGCATCCGTGGTGATCGTATTGCAATGATCTTCCAAGAGCCGATGACATCGCTGAATCCGTATATGCCCGTGGGTGAGCAAGTGGCTGAAGCTATTATTCACCATCGTGGTGTTTCTCGACGTGTTGCGATGGAAGAAACGTTAGCCTTGTTTGACAAGGTACATCTGCCCGATCCTCGCAAAAGACTGAATCATTATCCTCATGAATTCTCTGGTGGCCAGCTGCAACGCATTATGATTGCAATGGCACTGGCAAATACGCCTGATATTTTGGTGGCTGATGAGCCAACCACGGCATTGGACGTGACCGTTCAAGCAGAGGTATTGAACCTACTGAAAGAAATCCAAGCCGAAATGGGGATGGCGATCTTATTTATTACTCACGACCTTGGGGTTGTTCGCCATTTTGCTGATGATGTGGTGGTGATGTGTAAAGGTGAAGTGGTTGAAACGGGTACTGTTGAAGGTGTATTTACGACACCTAAGCATAGCTACACCAAAATGCTCTTAGATGCTGAACCTAAACCTGGTATCCATGAAACGGATAACTCTTCGCCTAATATTCTTGAAGTGCGTGACTTGCGCGTTAATTACGTATTGAAAAATAACTGGTTAGGAAAACCAACGGAGTTGCTTCAAGCGGTAAAAGGGATAGACGTAACATTAAAGCAAGGCCAAACCGTTGGAATAGTCGGGGAGTCTGGGTCGGGTAAATCGACCATGGGCCGTGCCATCATGCAGTTATTGGATTCACAAGGTGAGATCATATTCCAAGGCAAACGCTTTGATGAAATGACTAAGCAGCAACGTTTTGAGTTAAAAAGAAATATGCAGATGGTCTTTCAAGACCCGTTTGGATCTTTATCACCACGAATGACGGTGGGTGAGATAATTACTGAACCACTGACTGTATTTACTGATTTAACTCACCAACAACGTTTAGTAAAAGCTAAAAAAGCGTTGGAAGAAGTACGTTTGGATCCTGCTAGCATTAACCGTTACCCGCATGAATTTTCAGGTGGGCAGCGTCAACGTATCGCGATTGCTCGAGCACTTATTTTAGAGCCACAGTTTATTTTGTTAGATGAGCCAACATCGGCACTGGATCGCTCGGTTCAGCTGACAGTGTTGGAATTACTTAAAGATATTCAGCAGCGCCGAAACATAGCTTACCTGTTTATTAGTCATGATTTGTCTGTGGTAAGAGCGATTTCAGATGAAGTGATTGTGATGCAGAAAGGCGCGGTGGTCGAGCGGGGAACACCAGAGCAGATATTCGATAATCCTCAAGAATCTTATACAAAGAGCTTGATTAGTGCCTGTATGATGATTGATGAAACAGCAGTGGCATAA